From Zalophus californianus isolate mZalCal1 chromosome 16, mZalCal1.pri.v2, whole genome shotgun sequence, one genomic window encodes:
- the METRNL gene encoding meteorin-like protein, with amino-acid sequence MRGAARAARGRAGQLWPRPPAPGPGPPPPPPLLLLLLAALLGGAGAQYSSDLCSWKGSGLTHEAHRKEVEQVYLRCSAGSVEWMYPTGALIVNVRPNTFPPSRHLTLCIKPLRDSSGANIYLERTGELKLLVRDGDRGPGQVRCFGFEHGGLFVEAAPQQDISRRTTGFQYELTSRHAGSDLHALSAPCCPCSDAEVLLAVCTSDFVVRGSIQNVTHAPEQQESTIHLHVSRLYRQKSRVFRPAPEGGGWRGRVATLLECGVRPGRGEFLFTGHMHFGEARLGCAPRFKDFQRMYRDAKERGLNPCEMGTE; translated from the exons ATGCGGGGCGCGGCGCGGGCGGCCAGGGGGCGCGCGGGGCAGCTGTGGCCgcggccccccgccccgggccccggcccgccgccgccgccgccgctgctgctgctgctgctggccgCGCTGCTGGGCGGCGCGGGCGCGCAATACTCGAGCGACCTGTGCAGCTGGAAGGGGAG CGGGCTGACGCACGAGGCCCACAGGAAGGAGGTGGAGCAGGTGTATCTGCGCTGCTCTGCGGGCTCCGTGGAGTGGATGTACCCGACTGGGGCTCTCATCGTCAACGTTCGGCCCAACACCTTCCCGCCCTCTCGACACCTGACTCTGTGCATCAAGCCCCTCAGGGACTCCTCAGGGGCcaatatttatttggaaagaacTGGAGAACTGAAGCTGCTGGTACGGGACGGGGACCGTGGGCCTGGCCAGGTGCGCTGCTTTGGCTTCGAGCACGGTGGCCTTTTCGTGGAGGCTGCGCCCCAGCAGGACATCAGCAGGAGGACCACGGGCTTCCAGTACGAGCTGACCAGCCGGCACGCGGGGTCGGACCTCCATGCTCTGTCAG CCCCATGCTGCCCTTGCAGTGACGCAGAAGTGCTGTTGGCGGTCTGCACCAGCGACTTTG TCGTCCGAGGCTCCATCCAGAACGTCACCCACGCACCAGAGCAACAGGAGTCCACCATCCACCTGCACGTGAGCCGGCTCTACCGGCAGAAGAGCAGGGTCTTCCGGCCCGCCCCAGAGGGCGGTGGCTGGCGGGGGCGAGTTGCCACGCTGCTGGAGTGTGGTGTGAGGCCTGGGCGTGGTGAGTTTCTCTTCACCGGCCACATGCACTTTGGGGAGGCCCGCCTCGGCTGTGCCCCGCGCTTCAAGGACTTCCAAAGGATGTACAGGGATGCCAAGGAGAGGGGCCTGAACCCCTGCGAGATGGGTACAGAGTGA